AACAGATGAAAGATCATCCTGTAAGGGCATGTAACGTCCTCCACTCCGCCAACCAAGGGCCTGGATAGTCACTGCAATGTCCTCCTGAAAATGAATCGGATCGGGGATGTGCCAGCGATAAAGGCTGAAGCGGGTTTGAGATTCATAAACGCCATCCGGGCGCACGATGTGAGGCAAGCCCGCATAAGGCGTTGTGTATTCCTGGTATTGCTTGGTCGCCTTGTTCTCAAAGTTATATGAGCCACAGAAGTAGTCTTCCGTTCCCGTTCCACAGATTGTCGGAAAACGGGAACCTCCATGTTCAGCAACAGCTTCATCGGTCGCCTCACCTTCAGGGATATCACCATCGAGATAGAATTTGATTTCTCCCTCGCCCCACCAGCCATTGTTATTAACACCCCACGCCATGTAGGTTCCGGCATAATGGCCACGGCCTCGAACGCCGTCGAGAATCGTATGCACTTTGCCATATTCCAAAGGATTTGTCCGACGAAATTGAGCATGAAAATAACCGGTATCTTCTGGAACATCCTGCAGGACATAGTTGACCTGATAGAAAAGCAGCAACGACTCTTTGGGGTCGCGATTTTCAATCGTCATACGAAAGCCCTTACGAAAAGGCATTGGCCAGTAGCAATTGAAGGCGTTGCCGGGATTCACACAGACAGCGAGTGAACTGATTTGAGCAAAGACATCGAACTTGGTATAAGCTGAGGCAAAGAAATCTCCTACCGGACATTCCACTGAAGGCAGATCCTGGCCATCATAATAGATACGGAGAATGAGATTTCGATAGGGAACACCAGCTGGCGTCATCCAAATCGATTGAACACAACCGGATTCATTGATCTCTGCCACAGTGTAAGTTTCCCCCGGCGCAATGTACTGGTTTGGCTTTACCTTCCAGCCGCGACCCAGCTCACGTGAACATCCAGTGCGTTCACCAGTATCCGGGCAAACAGGAATATCAGCACGGCCGCCGCCACTCTTTTCTCCGGTCTGGTTTTCAGAAGAAATCGATCGACTCTTCGCGTTAGAAAGCACACCGAGACTGCTGTAGGGTCCGTTAATCATAATGGTAAAATCGTTTGAGAATCTTCGTATTAGCTAAAAAGCTTCAACTTGTATATAAACGCTTAACTAGTTAAACAAAAGCGTCCATCAAAAATGCTAAACCAATTGAATAAACTGATATGAGTTAGATCAATTTAGCAATACAACGCTTAAAATGACTGATGCCTTTACTGAAAGGCTTAATCCTTAGATGGTGGACCAAGAGACTGTCGCATAACAAGCTCGGAGCGGAGAGACTGACGCTGAATTGGAGAATCAAAGTCGCGCATCCGGTTCTTCAACATGGAAAAGATCTTTGATGCCATCTCTCTGCGATCATTGCGAATCGTTGAAAGGCCGATCAACTCGGCATCACGAACATCATCCCCTCCCAGGAGCGAAAGATCTTTGGGAATTTGAAGGCCGAGATAACGGGCTTCGCAATAAATGGATGCGGCCGTTTCATCATTGAAAGCCACCACAGCCGTTGGGCGTCGACCAAGAGTCTGCCACTGCTCAAACGAGGCTCGACCGGCTTCAGCACCGGATGCATGCATGACAGAAAGCTCTTCATCAAAGGCCAGGCCAACGTCTTCCAACGCCTTAACCAAGGTCCCATGCTTTCCATACGCAACAGCGGCTGGAGGCACAAAGCCAACATAAGCAACCTTCTTGTGACCGACATCCTTGAGATAGCTGAGTGCCTGCCTGAGGCTTTGATTGTAATCGACAGTCAAACAATCGAATTCGTTACCGAAGCTCAAGTAGATGAATAGAAGAGGATATCCCCAGGACTTCAGTTTGCGATATAAATCCAGATTCACTCCCTTCGGGATCGGATTTATAACCAATGCATCTGTCTCCCCGGCAGACCAATGCAGGATCGTATCAGCCTCACGCTCAGCACAATAGTGAGTCAGCGCCAAACTGGTTGCAGTCCCACCGCTGGACATAACGGTGTCCAAGTGCTCATAAATCTCACTGTAATTGGCGTTCTGAAGGTTAGGCAGAATGATACCTACACGGCCACTGTATCCACGCTTAAAGTTCCTAGCCGAAGGGTTCGGATGATAGCCGATCTCACGTGCCGCTTTTAAGATCTTTTTGCATGTTGCATCGCTAATTCCACCATTTCCATTGAATGCACGAGATATAGCCCCTTGAGAAAATCCAGTTTTCTTGACCAAGTCGGCCAGTGTTGGTCTTTTTTCGCGAATCATTACTTATTTTAAGTGGAAATATTTATATCGATTAACATTTTTTCAGAGTTTTAAGCTGAAAGCTCATATTATGACTCTTAAATCTTATTTCTGTCAAGCAGTCAAATTCAGCTCTATCAAAGCCATTGAAGCGATTAAAACAGTATCAAGAAGGTGATTTTCCAATCACCCATGATCGACTATAACGTTTTAATCTATTGGCATTTTTATAAATGTGATATTAATGCTAAAGCATTTGAACCAATCCTAATTAGAGAAACTTGACCGGATCGAGCCAGAAAAGGCCACGAAATCCAATTCATAGCCACTTGATCAACTGATTCAAAATTAAATGATGAGAGAAAAGGCTTGCAGCTTTGAGCGGTATTGAATTTCTCATCAGACCCGAAGATCTACTACCAGATTCGCTCGACCATCCCCAATCCAACACATCGAACATAGAATACAATGGCACATTCAAATAACAATTGCATCAATTTAGGGTCATGCTCCTGGGAATTCAGCCAGGCAGGTAAAGAGACCTGGGCACCTGCCTCAGTCCCAGGCACGCTGCATGAAGATCTTCGCCAAACCAAACAAGCCCCTGATCCTTTCTGGGCCGATAATGAGAAGCGCTATGAATGGATCGAGCACGAGAACTGGGAGTACCGCACATCATTTGACTGCGATGAGGCATTTCTGGAAAATTCACATATCGAACTGTATTTTGAAGGCCTTGATACCCTTGCTGAAATCACGCTCAACGGAGAAAAGATTGGCACCAGCAGCAATATGTTCACTCCTCTTTCGATTGATGTTCGCTCAAGACTAAAAGCCAAGAACAACGAGCTTCATATTCTGTTTTCAAGCTTCTGGCCATTATTCCGCAAGCAGGCTGAAGTCCACAAGGGCACCGAATGGTGCGACCCGGTTGGCGGTTCCTCCAACATCAGAAAACAGCAATGTTCCTTCGGATGGGACTGGGGCCCTCGCCTGCCCTCCTGCGGTATCTGGAAGGATGTTGAGCTACGCGGCTGGTCCGATAACCGCATTGAGAATGTCCGCATCAAGCAGTGCCATGAGAGTGGTTCCGTGAAACTTTCATGCGAAGCAACACTGGCCGAAGATAGTCCAGCAGAACTAACATTTCAGTTAGCAGGCCCAGATGGGAGTATCCTAGGCACATCTAAAGACGGACAATTTGAGATCACAGAACCGAAACTATGGTGGCCAGCTGGTCATGGTGAGCAGCCACAGTATAAAGTCACAGTCGAGCTGGTATCATCCGGCCAGTTAATAGAGCAACAAATTGGTTTGCGCACGCTGGAACTTGACCGCCATGACGACGAGTATGGCGAATCATTCCAATTTGTAGTCAATGGCAAGGCCATTTTCGCAAAGGGCGCAAACTGGATCCCAGCACACAGCTACCCATCATCGGTTCCTGATTCTGATTATGACCAACTGCTCAATGCAGCCGTGGCTGCAAACATGAACATGCTCCGAGTCTGGGGCGGAGGCATCTACGAAAATGACCTTTTCTACGACTTGTGCGATCAGTTGGGTATCCTTCTTTGGCATGATTTCATGTTCGCCTGCTCAACCTACCCTGGAGATGAAGAATTTCTTGGTCTGGCCGAAGCGGAAGCCGAGTATCAGGTAAAGCGCTTGGCTAACAGGGCATGCCTGGCGCTCTGGTGCGGTAATAATGAGCTGGAACAAAAAGTAGAAGATCTCGTTGAAACCGAGGCAACCAAGGCTGCATACGAAAACTTATTCTACGGCATTCTACCCAAAGCAGTGGAGCAATACGATGGCGTAACTCCGTACTGGCCCTCATCCCCTCACAATCCCGAAGGTTATGAAAAGGGATTCAACAATCCCAAGGCAGGCGATGCTCATTACTGGGGAGTCTGGCATGGCGGACGCCCGGTTAAGAACTACGAGAATCAAATCTTTCGTTTCTGCTCGGAATTCGGCATGCAATCCTACCCATCAAAAGAGACAGCACTCACTTTTTGTCGGGAAGAAAACCTCAATATATTTGCGCCAGAATTGGAGACTCATCAAAAACATCCAGCAGGCAATGGCATCATCCTCGACTACATCTCCAAGCGCTATCGTTTTCCAGTGGACTATGTCGCACTAGCTTACCTCTCACAGCTAAATCAAGCTTACACATTGCAAATCGGTGTAGAACACTTCCGTCGCCTGAGTCCCTGCTGCATGGGTGCTCTCTATTGGCAGCTCAATGACTGTTGGCCGGTTGTCTCATGGAGCAGCATTGAATATGGTGGCAAGTGGAAAGCTCTGCACCATGAAGCAAGACGTTTCTTTGCACCGTTGTTGATCACTGCAAAAGTGCATGGTGACATTGAGCGGACCAAATCCAACGGTCTTGTCAACACCCACGAAGGCGCTGATATACACATCATCTATGATGGTCGGGAAGACGGCCTTGAAGCACTTGCCCAATACACTCTCCTTGATGCACACACTGGTGAAATCTACGAAGAAAACAGTCAGGCGATAACACTTCGTTATGGGATGAATGACATCATATGGAAACTTGCCATTAAAGACCTTCTTGATCGAGTCGGAGCTGAAAATGTCGTGCTCAAAATGTTTGTCACATCGAAGAATAGCGATCAGACATTGGCTCGAAACACCGCACTATTCAGTGCGCCAAGACTGATGTCTTTCGATAGAAGTCCAATCAAGCTGACTCACAAAGAAAATACCGACGGCTTAGTCCAAATCACACTGGAAGCATCCGAATATAAACATCGAGTCAGCCTGTTCGGCGATGATGACAATTGGTACTTCTCAGATAATTGCTTCGACCTGCTTCCTGGTGAAGCATACACTGTCACAGCGAAGCCATTGGCCCAAAACAGTAATCCATCATTTCGAACCTACGCCTACGACGATACTTACTGAGTTAAGGCGTCACACCTTACTTTGCATCAAAAAGGCCGCAACACATCGAAGTGTTGCGGCCTTAAAAGTGAAAGGAAACCCTCTTACTGCTTACCGCTCTTCCGGCGACGAATGGCACCTAGAGCAAGACCAACCATACCAAACAGGGCAGCATAAGTTGTCGGCTCAGGAATAACCGTAAATGTAATGGAATCACCGGTTCCAGATCCATAATCAATTGTTCCTGCCCCACCAATTACATTGATGCTACCAAAAGTCCCAACCAGAGTTCCATAGCTTGCGAGTGTAATAGTGCCAGCTCCACCTGTGTAAGCGGTGAGGTCGAGGTTAAGGACTGCGTCATCTTGTGTCGCATTACCAACCAAGTCGAGTTCGCCTATGGAATTGATAGCACTCACACCAGCCGCATCGGCAACGAAGCCAAGGGTAAATGTGCTACTGACACCATCGACACCGAACGCATCAATGGCTTTAAAGTCGGCCTTGGCAATGTTACTGCCAGTAAGCTCGATTAGAGCGCTTGAACCTGCAATACCAACATCCTTAAGAGCAGTTAAATTCTGTCCGTCGAAGTCGGCGGTACCGGAAAGTAGGATTTGCGAATCATATGTTCTCATAAGGATACTACGATTTCCTCCTGAAGTAAAAGTCCCAGCATTCATCTGAAAAACTGCGATCGCGTCTGCACCACGGTCAGATCTCATTTCGAACTGACCACCACCAGTCATATTAAAAGAACCGCCATTGATACTCAAAGTGGAGGTACCATCGTCACGCGCTAAACGAATTTGGCCAGCTTCCACGCTTCCACCAGTGTTTACATTAAGTCGGGCAACGGCTCCTGAATTGTTTGAGCCCCCTTCATTGATGCTCAGTAGTGTATTGCCTGCATTGTTTGCATTCAAAACACCACCACTATTAACATTAACTACGGTAGAAGCCGTAGCACCCTGGCCCGCATCGAAACGAAGATTACCAGTGGAAACAGGCAAATTGCTACCAAGGTTCACCGTTATGTCCAAGTTCTGTGCTACTGCAGATGGACTAATATTCGCTACCTCACCAGCAGCTGATCCGGTCACGCCAGGCGCTGGGTCCGTGTCCCAGTTGGCGGCATCTGTCCAATCATAAGTTCCGGTAACGTTATTCGTCCAAGTCGCCGCAGAAAGCGGTATAAGTGAAGTGATCGTGGTTGCGGCCGAAAACAAGGCCAGCTTCCTTACATTGCTGAGTGTAGTCATAATTTTGTGGGGGATTTTTTTAGGAGGTTTGAAATTTAAGTAGACATGTGGCTGTAGCATAAACACCACAACCAATATAGCATGCATAATACACTAATATTCTTTTTTAGCAAGATGCTAAATTGAAGCACAGAGGGTGACTTTTTGAATCACATTCTTCTGGCATACTATAGCAGCACTATAAAGCTCCCAAATCCGTACATGGATCGATGCGCCGCCTCACTGCGAGAGCCCCCATCAATCATCTCCTTCTCTCCAGGATGCAGGAGATTGTTTTTTAATCCGCTGGAACACCTTATTAAACCGATTGCGATCCGTAAAACCGCATATTTTTGCCACACGCGAAAGGCTCATGTCCGGCTCTGCCCGTAGAAGTTCCGCAGCACGATCGACACGCACTTGACAAAGGTAAGCATAAGGCCCCATCGAGAAACAATCGCGAAAATGGCGGGCCAAAGTTGCAGGAGCAATTGAGATTGCCTCTGCAATAATGGCAGCATTGATGGGCTCGTGTGCATGCTTTCGAATAAAGTCTATGGCTCGGGCAACCGTACGATCCTCAATCAGCTCAATGTTCGTTGAATCCTTTTCAACAACACCAATCGCAGGTATGCGACGGATCAATGGCTCGACACGCTCTCCTCTCATCAAACGATCAAGAAGCTCTGCAACAGCATAACAACAACTCTCCTCATCTGGGTCTACATAACTGAGTGAAGGTGATACCTGAGAATAAGCAGTCGGTTCCTGAATGACAGATATCGGAGCGACATCCAATGGGATACTAAGATCAGCCTCCTCCAGCACATTATAAACGGTACGCGCCTGTGAACTATCCGATAGCAGTAGCCCCGATGGCAATGGACGTTCCTTCATCCATCGCACCATCTTTGAGAATTCATCCTCAGGCAGATTGAGCGAAGGCATATGATAAATTTCCCAAGTCACCTGGTGTTGGCGAAGCGTTTCAATAAAACCGGCAATTCTCTCTTTGATTAACCAACCATACTCAGTATCAATAATGATGAAGTGCTTGAACCCTAATTCCAATAAATGCTCAACGGCCATATTGCCCATGACACGGTCATCACGCAAGACACTCGGCACTCCAGGATTTTCAAGCCAGGAAGAGTTATTAACGACCGGAAATGAAGCTCGTTGCGCTGCAGCACGAATTTCAGGGCTAGTTATCCGAATGATAGCGCCGTCACAACCAACGTCTTCCAAAGCATGAAGTATATCAACGGAAACAACGGTGCTGGCAATCATTTCCCATGGGCTATGATTCCTCGAATATTCAAGTAAGGTTTGATTAAATATGGATTGACCGGGTTGAGCGACCTCGAACCCCATCATGGCGATTCGCTTCGGCTTATGATTCAATGTCCATTCCTTTCCAAAGCTTTTACTATACGATACTCAGACGTAATTTTCAATTTTTTGAATGAGCTACTAAAATGACCAGGACCGGAAAGATATAACGCAAAGGATTTCTTGCGATATCAATCCGGCCCATGGGCATTGGATTATAAGTTTAATTCGACGTCGCTGTCACCGTTGTCTTACCAGGATTCAAATTATTGTAATCTACTTGAACGGTTCCGGAACCACCGTAAGCAGTAATTCGATTATTGTTAATGAGAGTGTTGATTGAAGAAACGCGGTTTCCATTAATGATCAAGGTGCCTGTTGTAATATCCATATCACTGTAATCATTAATTGAGAAGTAATTACAGGAGATCGTACCGCCATGCAGATCCAGATGCCCAATGGCAGAAGCAATATTGTAACGCCCGATCTTGAAGTTTGTCGCAACATTGACCGTCCCTCCAGTCATTGACATCGTCCCCTTTCCAGATACGGCAACAGCCATTTCACTTCCGGCCGTAACTGTGCCCGCAGACAAGTTCAAAGTGCCATGTGCCGTCCCATATTGACCAATAAAAAACACATTTGATGTCGTCACGGTTCCGCCGGATACATCCATGCTTATTCCCGTTTTCCCATCATGACGTGCCAAAATGAAATCTTTTGCCAAGGCATCAACACCATTGGAGACATTAACATAATCGCCAGTTGTATTGACCCAGGCATCATCAATAATTCTCGGCGCAAAATCCTGATTCCAATTATCTCCTGAACTCCATAGCGAATCAGAGGCATCATCATTCCATACGAGTGTCGTCGCTGGAACTTGCGGACCTCTCACAAACGTAAAATCCGTCCGTCCATTAGTAACACTCATATTATAAGTATCCGTTTGAGATCCGATTTGAACAGTAAGCTGGTTTCCATTCCAACTTGTTACCGGCAGTGAATCACCGACATTAAATGCGTAAATCAAGACCTTGAAATTTGGCGTACTGGCAGTATTAGCTTCAACAACCAGAGCCGGCCAGTTATCCACTTCATTACGAGGCTCAATACGATTCAGAATGTAGCCCGACGTCCCGGTGTAGCCATCGTTCTGCAAGACACGAACCAGCAGACGGCGATTACCAGCGGCAGTCGGTTCTTTAAGGACAATGTCATTACGGTAATCTGAATTCACAAAGTTAACATCTGTATAATCAATCTCCAAGTCATCAGGAATCTGCATCTGCCACTTATAGTTGTGGCTTTGCCCATCACTCAATGCCACATCATCAATGATCAGGGCGTAAGGCGACACTCCCCTAACTAAACTCGCCTTACGATAAATGTAACTCATGGGAAGCCAAGGTCGCTTCACCATACGTTCGACAAAGGGGAACGTATGCCACGAAGCATAATCGTAGAAACGTATATCGTGAAACGGTTCAGTTCCCGGCGTATAACGAAAATCATTGAGCGTTTCCTCAACCATGGTCCAACCATTATTAAGATTACTATCAGGTGCTCCCATGACATTGGCATTCCAGTTATACTCCCATGTATATGCGTAAGTGGCATCACCAGTTACACTCGTGATGTCTGACTGATCACTGAAGTCGATGACCGAACCAGGCTGACGTGCTTTCACACCATCCTTGGAGTTCACCTGAACGCCCTTATCATCAATCAAAATACATGAATGGTATTTCATCTCATGAGGATTTCCGGTTGGACCACCATTAACCTCAGTACGATAACAACCCCACACACGGCCTAATGCACTTAAATTGAAATTTAAGCGGTCAGCATTGGTATGTCCCCCAAAATCCTGACGACAATGAAACTCCAGGGACATCGCATTCTCGGTGGTGTCACTACGTGTATGCATCAAGCCACGATCACCGGCAAAGTAAGTCAATGGGACAATAGACGAATCCCAGTTGCTGGTATCCGCAATATCAGAGCAAAAAATAGCTGCAACCAATAGCGGATTATCATAACCGCGTGGTTCCAAAGGTCGATAATCATAGTCATCTCCAATGTAATTCCGCCATACAAAATCCACTTCAGGACTATTTGGAAAAGCCCATTTTAAACCAATCACATCCTGTGCATTGGGTTTCCAGAACAGAGCATTAATCGGGTCTGGCTTTCTTCCACTTCCCGCTAGCGAATCATAGCCACTGAATGCATAACCAAATGGCTGTATCAGCGCTGGAAGAAACTTCTCCGCATAAGCGCGAAGGTGAGGATGTCCCAGATAACTTTGGCCACGTTTTGCAAAAGCAATCAGGCTTGTCGCAAAAACATAGTTCTTACCAAGCCCTTCATAACCAGCTCCAGTTGGATACCAGCCATAAGTCAGGAAGTTGTAAGTTGCACGAACAGCCCCCTCATAAGCAATCGCATCCAGCTGCGGACTTTCACCTTCGATTGCCATGTATGTCAATGGATAGAAAGAATTCAGAGTAGTCCAGTTACTCGTCGAAGCATAAGCCTCTTCATAGGTTCCATAATGAATGTAACCTTCCAAATGATCAGCAAGCTCTTGAACAACTGTCGAACGCTGCGCAGACGTCATCTGATTGTAAGCCATATCATAGGCATAAGCCAAATGTACATAGCATTGAAAGTCATTGCCATAGACATCCAGCTCTGGAGCACAATTGGCAATTGCTGTCCCAACCTCAGCCAGAACAGTAGTATTGTCATCTATAAGTGCATCAAAAGCCCGAATAGCCATCATACCACAGAGCAATATGCGTCTCGTGGCATCAGTGCCCGCAAGCGGATCCGAGGCCCCAGAAACAAGGTCATCGTAGGTACTCTTAATATTAAAAAGACCTGGATTACTGATACGGGCACGCCCTTGACTATCGAGAGCATATGGTGCTGATCGACAGTATTTACCAGTGCTACAGCCGCCATCGTAGCCTAGTTCCATCAAGGTCATATATGCATCAATCTGTGCACTGACTTCCTGCCCGGAATTTGTATTTTGAAGACGTGACTTGATATCAGCAACATCACTCTGATTAAAGAAAATCCGTGGGTGCACCCCGCTCGCTGGGGCTGGAGTGATCGTCCTTACATCAGTAAAATCATAATTAACCGTCATGGTTCCAAGGTCATTGATATCAAAAGCCTTTGTAGTGAATGACCAAACCGGACCAGTAGAAATAACCTGATTGGATCCATCCAACTCATCCACTCTCCAGTAGTATACAGAATCCCGGTCAAGGTTGCTTAAATCAGCCGAAGGACCATTCGAAGTTCCCAGATATTCAGGCGATGACACGGTAGCATTTTGAACAGCTGAAAATGTCGTGCCGATATATACATCGAATGAAGCGCCAGAGCCAGCAGACCAACTCAAGTCAGAGAGAATTGAAATCTCTTGAGCACCGTTGGCAGGTACTGGATTCGATACCGTAGAACTGACTGTCGCCGTTGTTGTAACTGTCGTCTTGCCTGCATTCGTGACATTATAATCGACATCCACTGTGCCGCTACCACCAGCTGCGGTAATTCGTCCGGCAGCAACATGGCTATTCACATTTGAAGACTCGTTACCATCAATGATCAGGACACCACCATTCGCAAAATCCAAACTACTATAGGTGTTCATTCCAAAACTCAGACAGTTAATACTACCACCATGAAGCGTAACCTGTCCAACGGCAGTTGCATTGGAGTATCTACCGATTTTAAAACTTGTCGCCACATTGATGGTGCCACCAGTCATAACCAGACTCCCAGCTCCGGTAACAGCAATCGCCAGTTCCGTCCCTGCATTAATCGTTCCTCCTGACATCAACAAAGTACCATTCGAACCGGCATACTGGCCAACAAAAAGCACGTTGCCAGTGGTCAGAGTTCCACCTGTCATCTCCAGAGTAATACCCGTCGCGCCGGAATGCCGCGCCACAATCAATTGAAATGCTTCCGCTGTCGTATTAGCATCAATTTGTGCAAAATCGCCTGCGGTATTTAGCCAAGCACTGTTAGCCAAATCAGGAATTGTATCACCTGACCAATTCTGCGCCGTACTCCAAAGGTCATTACTGCCTCCAGAGTCCCAGATTGCTGCATTGAGATTATTTAGAGTTAGAAGGATTAGGACAAGGGATGTGGCAATGGATATGTTAATGCGGGGTATATTAATGAACATAGGTTTTTCGGGGTTAGGTAACTTTTGAACAGAGCCGCCAAAGGCACCCCATTCGTTAGAAAGCAATTTGAGATAAAGGGTAAATCTACTCGCTCTCGAATGGTCGTATCAGGGCAATACGAACAACAAATGCGAGCAGGATGAGATAAGAGGGGTTCAGCACATGCTTAATAGTATGCATAATGCTATAATATGAATATATTAATATATCAAATAAAAAATACACTAATAAATTCACTTCATCTCTTTTCTCAATAACAGCAATCCATAGTATCGCGAGGAAACGCAAAGGAATTAGCTATGCAGCTTCCACTGCTGACGGCTACGCCGCACTATATTCTAGCGAATAACCAGACATCGAAACCCAGTACACAATCTGCAAATTGATTCAGCCCTTCCATCAAGGGTGGCGGCCTATCTCGCATCAATTCTCACTTAAGCTTCTAGACTGGTTAAGTCTCTTACTGATACCGCACGTCATCAATAATTGAAATAGTTGTCCGACAACAGACATCAAAAAAAACGCGAGGAAGGCTCCATTAAACATAGAATAGCTCTAATGAAAAATGGAGCGAGCGAAGAGGTTCGAACTCTCGACATCTACCTTGGCAAGGTAGTGCTCTACCAACTGAGCTACGCTCGCGTAAAAAAGAAGCGGCAAGAAAAACGAGTCTACTCTCCTATGTCA
The Rubellicoccus peritrichatus DNA segment above includes these coding regions:
- a CDS encoding glycoside hydrolase family 2 protein, whose amino-acid sequence is MAHSNNNCINLGSCSWEFSQAGKETWAPASVPGTLHEDLRQTKQAPDPFWADNEKRYEWIEHENWEYRTSFDCDEAFLENSHIELYFEGLDTLAEITLNGEKIGTSSNMFTPLSIDVRSRLKAKNNELHILFSSFWPLFRKQAEVHKGTEWCDPVGGSSNIRKQQCSFGWDWGPRLPSCGIWKDVELRGWSDNRIENVRIKQCHESGSVKLSCEATLAEDSPAELTFQLAGPDGSILGTSKDGQFEITEPKLWWPAGHGEQPQYKVTVELVSSGQLIEQQIGLRTLELDRHDDEYGESFQFVVNGKAIFAKGANWIPAHSYPSSVPDSDYDQLLNAAVAANMNMLRVWGGGIYENDLFYDLCDQLGILLWHDFMFACSTYPGDEEFLGLAEAEAEYQVKRLANRACLALWCGNNELEQKVEDLVETEATKAAYENLFYGILPKAVEQYDGVTPYWPSSPHNPEGYEKGFNNPKAGDAHYWGVWHGGRPVKNYENQIFRFCSEFGMQSYPSKETALTFCREENLNIFAPELETHQKHPAGNGIILDYISKRYRFPVDYVALAYLSQLNQAYTLQIGVEHFRRLSPCCMGALYWQLNDCWPVVSWSSIEYGGKWKALHHEARRFFAPLLITAKVHGDIERTKSNGLVNTHEGADIHIIYDGREDGLEALAQYTLLDAHTGEIYEENSQAITLRYGMNDIIWKLAIKDLLDRVGAENVVLKMFVTSKNSDQTLARNTALFSAPRLMSFDRSPIKLTHKENTDGLVQITLEASEYKHRVSLFGDDDNWYFSDNCFDLLPGEAYTVTAKPLAQNSNPSFRTYAYDDTY
- a CDS encoding LacI family DNA-binding transcriptional regulator translates to MIREKRPTLADLVKKTGFSQGAISRAFNGNGGISDATCKKILKAAREIGYHPNPSARNFKRGYSGRVGIILPNLQNANYSEIYEHLDTVMSSGGTATSLALTHYCAEREADTILHWSAGETDALVINPIPKGVNLDLYRKLKSWGYPLLFIYLSFGNEFDCLTVDYNQSLRQALSYLKDVGHKKVAYVGFVPPAAVAYGKHGTLVKALEDVGLAFDEELSVMHASGAEAGRASFEQWQTLGRRPTAVVAFNDETAASIYCEARYLGLQIPKDLSLLGGDDVRDAELIGLSTIRNDRREMASKIFSMLKNRMRDFDSPIQRQSLRSELVMRQSLGPPSKD
- a CDS encoding glycoside hydrolase family 172 protein, which translates into the protein MINGPYSSLGVLSNAKSRSISSENQTGEKSGGGRADIPVCPDTGERTGCSRELGRGWKVKPNQYIAPGETYTVAEINESGCVQSIWMTPAGVPYRNLILRIYYDGQDLPSVECPVGDFFASAYTKFDVFAQISSLAVCVNPGNAFNCYWPMPFRKGFRMTIENRDPKESLLLFYQVNYVLQDVPEDTGYFHAQFRRTNPLEYGKVHTILDGVRGRGHYAGTYMAWGVNNNGWWGEGEIKFYLDGDIPEGEATDEAVAEHGGSRFPTICGTGTEDYFCGSYNFENKATKQYQEYTTPYAGLPHIVRPDGVYESQTRFSLYRWHIPDPIHFQEDIAVTIQALGWRSGGRYMPLQDDLSSVAYWYQALPTPAFPELPDRDFLEII
- a CDS encoding PEP-CTERM sorting domain-containing protein (PEP-CTERM proteins occur, often in large numbers, in the proteomes of bacteria that also encode an exosortase, a predicted intramembrane cysteine proteinase. The presence of a PEP-CTERM domain at a protein's C-terminus predicts cleavage within the sorting domain, followed by covalent anchoring to some some component of the (usually Gram-negative) cell surface. Many PEP-CTERM proteins exhibit an unusual sequence composition that includes large numbers of potential glycosylation sites. Expression of one such protein has been shown restore the ability of a bacterium to form floc, a type of biofilm.) — its product is MTTLSNVRKLALFSAATTITSLIPLSAATWTNNVTGTYDWTDAANWDTDPAPGVTGSAAGEVANISPSAVAQNLDITVNLGSNLPVSTGNLRFDAGQGATASTVVNVNSGGVLNANNAGNTLLSINEGGSNNSGAVARLNVNTGGSVEAGQIRLARDDGTSTLSINGGSFNMTGGGQFEMRSDRGADAIAVFQMNAGTFTSGGNRSILMRTYDSQILLSGTADFDGQNLTALKDVGIAGSSALIELTGSNIAKADFKAIDAFGVDGVSSTFTLGFVADAAGVSAINSIGELDLVGNATQDDAVLNLDLTAYTGGAGTITLASYGTLVGTFGSINVIGGAGTIDYGSGTGDSITFTVIPEPTTYAALFGMVGLALGAIRRRKSGKQ
- a CDS encoding substrate-binding domain-containing protein, which codes for MMGFEVAQPGQSIFNQTLLEYSRNHSPWEMIASTVVSVDILHALEDVGCDGAIIRITSPEIRAAAQRASFPVVNNSSWLENPGVPSVLRDDRVMGNMAVEHLLELGFKHFIIIDTEYGWLIKERIAGFIETLRQHQVTWEIYHMPSLNLPEDEFSKMVRWMKERPLPSGLLLSDSSQARTVYNVLEEADLSIPLDVAPISVIQEPTAYSQVSPSLSYVDPDEESCCYAVAELLDRLMRGERVEPLIRRIPAIGVVEKDSTNIELIEDRTVARAIDFIRKHAHEPINAAIIAEAISIAPATLARHFRDCFSMGPYAYLCQVRVDRAAELLRAEPDMSLSRVAKICGFTDRNRFNKVFQRIKKQSPASWREGDD